A stretch of DNA from Fibrobacter sp.:
GGTGCAGCGATGGGCTGAATAGAGGCGGCATTAATGCCGCCTCCAGCCAAGCTAAAGCCCGGTAAACCGGGCTTCTCATTGTTTTCTATTTACCCCGATTTATCTGGGTTTACATGCATTGTCGTGCTGTCATACTCTCGTACTTCCACCCGGACCCGGGTGGCATGTTTATTGCACTTTTACATAAGATACAACGCAAAAAAGAACAGAAGAGGTCTGCTGTGAAGGGTTTCTGGGGCAGGGCGATAAAGAAGGATGTAAAGTGGGGGAGAGGAAAGGTTCCTGAGAGCAGGGAGAAGTCTTATGTGTCTTATGAGGATGGGCTGGAGCTCAGGGCTGAGGATCTCTGTCAGTTCTGTGATCCATCGATATTTGATTTCACCACCACTGCCGAAGTAAAGATTGAGGATGAGACAATCGGGCAGAGCAGGGCGCTTGAGGCTATAGATTTCGGGCTGCACATAAAGAGTCGGGGGTATAACATCTTTATCTCAGGGGTGCCTGGGACAGGCAAGAATTCAACTGTCATGAAAGCGCTTCACCGGATTGCCTCAAGTGAGCCGGTCCCGCCTGATATCTGCTATCTTTACAATTTTAAAAAGCCGGAATCTCCCAGGGTGGTGAGCTTTCCTGCGGGAATGGGCAGGCTTTTTAAGGAGGTTATGGCCGGATTTGTGAGGGATCTGGGTCAGGAGATCGAGAAAGCATTTTCCTCTGGGGAGTATGAGAAGCAGAAGCGGGTTGTGATGGAGCGGTTTGAGGACGAGAGGGAGGAGCTCAATGATCAGATCCAGCATTATGCCGAGTCAAGGGGCAGTGAACTCAGGCAGATGCTTGACGGGGTGGCAGTTGTACCCCGTCATGACGGCCATCCCATTACCGAGGATGAGTATGTGCATCTTCCCCAGGAGGAGAGGGAGAGTATAAAGAGGGTGCAGAGGGAGGTGGGGGAGAGGTTGTCTGAGGCCTCCCGGAAAATCGACAGATGCCAGAAGCAGATAGAGGGTGAGATAAAGGAACTTGACAGAAAGATGGTAATGAAGGCGGTGGGGAATCATATAGAGAGTATAAGGGAGAGGTTTGGGGGCTATGGAGAAATCTCTCTTTATCTCGATGAGCTTCTGGATGATATCGTTGCCAACCTGGGGGTATTTAAGAAGGAGGAGGGTTCAGAGCCGCTTTTTCCGGGGATGGAACAGGATCCTGAGCTGACTCTTCAGAGATACGCAGTGAATCTTCTGGTAGACAATTCAGAGCTGAGTGGTGCGCCGGTTGTGGTAGAGAAGAGTCCGACTTTCTACAATTTAAACGGGTTTGTCGAATACAGGATGCAGATGGGTGCATTTACAACCGATTACACCATGATCAGGCCAGGGGCTGTGCACAGAGCAAACGGCGGTTATCTGGTGCTTGAGGCCGAGCAGGTGCTTCGTGACCCCATGGCCTGGGATTGCGTGAAGAAAATTCTGCGCTACGGGGAGGTAAAGATCGAAAATATCGGGGAGCGGT
This window harbors:
- a CDS encoding AAA family ATPase; this encodes MKGFWGRAIKKDVKWGRGKVPESREKSYVSYEDGLELRAEDLCQFCDPSIFDFTTTAEVKIEDETIGQSRALEAIDFGLHIKSRGYNIFISGVPGTGKNSTVMKALHRIASSEPVPPDICYLYNFKKPESPRVVSFPAGMGRLFKEVMAGFVRDLGQEIEKAFSSGEYEKQKRVVMERFEDEREELNDQIQHYAESRGSELRQMLDGVAVVPRHDGHPITEDEYVHLPQEERESIKRVQREVGERLSEASRKIDRCQKQIEGEIKELDRKMVMKAVGNHIESIRERFGGYGEISLYLDELLDDIVANLGVFKKEEGSEPLFPGMEQDPELTLQRYAVNLLVDNSELSGAPVVVEKSPTFYNLNGFVEYRMQMGAFTTDYTMIRPGAVHRANGGYLVLEAEQVLRDPMAWDCVKKILRYGEVKIENIGERYGFVPAEGLKPQPFQVNVKVIVIGNPWLFQMLYVYDEEFVKLFKVKADFDESLERSGTMVRQFVSFIARVCRDENLHHCSAEAVARIIDHASRSAEHKEKLSAELVKTADILREADYWATKEKSGFIEGRHVKLAYKQRCYRCNIVEEKIQELIEENTIIIDSSGKETGQVNGVSVIDMGDYIFGKPSRITAKTYVGPGNIINIEREAEMSGRIHSKGVLILSGYLGQTYAQDKPLAMSASICFEQHYEEIEGDSASSAELYCLLSSLSGLPLRQDLAVTGSVDQGGRIQPVGGINQKLEGFFRTCRIKGLTGTQGVIIPHSNIRHLMLDDEVVKAVGEGIFHIYPVKTIDEGLRILTGVEPGIRRANGEFPRGTVHFLVNQKLRKFASVAATFEREGKEFSE